From a region of the Lepus europaeus isolate LE1 chromosome 17, mLepTim1.pri, whole genome shotgun sequence genome:
- the ZNF22 gene encoding zinc finger protein 22, protein MKLGKPKAGISRSSSQGKAYENKRKTGQQRQRWGMTIRFDSGLSRLRRSLDEKPYKCTECEKSFSQSSTLFQHQKIHTGKKSHKCADCGKSFFQSSNLIQHRRIHTGEKPYKCDECGERFKQSSNLIQHQRIHTGEKPYQCDECGRCFSQSSHLIQHQRTHTGEKPYQCSECGKCFSQSSHLRQHMKVHKEEKPRKTRGRNIRAKTHLVSSWKAGTGRKSVAGLR, encoded by the coding sequence ATGAAGTTAGGAAAACCTAAAGCGGGCATTTCTCGGAGCTCAAGCCAGGGAAAAGCCTATGAGAACAAGCGCAAAACGGGCCAGCAGCGGCAGAGATGGGGGATGACCATTCGTTTCGACTCGGGCTTGAGTAGACTGAGGAGAAGCTTGGATGAGAAACCCTACAAATGCACTGAATGTGAAAAGAGTTTCAGTCAGAGTTCAACTCTTTTTCAACACCAGAAGATCCACACTGGAAAGAAATCTCACAAATGTGCCGACTGCGGGAAGAGTTTCTTCCAGAGTTCCAATCTCATCCAGCATCGACGGATCCACACTGGGGAGAAGCCCTATAAGTGTGATGAGTGTGGAGAGAGGTTCAAGCAGAGCTCCAATCTCATTCAGCACCAGAGGATTCATACCGGGGAAAAGCCCTACCAGTGTGATGAGTGTGGCCGATGTTTCAGCCAGAGTTCTCACCTTATTCAGCATCAGAGAACGCACACCGGGGAGAAACCCTACCAGTGCAGTGAGTGTGGCAAATGCTTCAGCCAGAGTTCTCACCTGCGACAGCACATGAAGGTGCACAAAGAGGAGAAGCCTCGGAAGACCCGGGGTAGAAATATCAGGGCAAAGACGCACTTGGTGTCCTCTTGGAAAGCTGGCACGGGAAGGAAGTCGGTGGCCGGCCTCCGCTAG